A window from Chlamydia gallinacea 08-1274/3 encodes these proteins:
- a CDS encoding IncV family inclusion membrane protein: MSKVLSSTLSGPNPKSQTMYGRLPKPSNPLERLISLPDRYPCMRYVYDITIIAIAIIAIVSILIVSQGQGLLLFGLIPGFVLSTLGLAMLISDAASTSKAQKIADTLTAIFLPFILLGMASLLLATASVASGGSILIVANPLFSMGVMTIGLSLISLHKVTFQHFKTEALIKEQKKISQFTDQSSTPLGPSKQYLSDEKLLTTERKSPASIKSQQTHQAQQARLAARQKRIRHSSQGNIVLHKKNSIHTLLSNGYEPDFSSDIDSPSQEEEVIGVPNFTPPSLPHESCSNSNLSLIIAPLGNVSSPLIKSRKLGQENSPLLRKVNRTESSKHSGREKHKREDEQSSPEEEKHRKKKSKRRKK, encoded by the coding sequence ATGAGTAAAGTCTTAAGTTCCACCCTGTCGGGCCCTAATCCTAAGTCACAGACTATGTATGGGCGTCTTCCGAAACCATCTAATCCTCTAGAGAGACTGATTTCTCTTCCTGATCGCTACCCTTGTATGCGCTATGTCTATGATATCACCATTATTGCAATTGCTATCATTGCTATTGTATCCATTCTAATAGTATCACAAGGACAGGGATTACTGTTATTTGGTTTAATTCCTGGTTTTGTTCTCAGTACTCTGGGACTAGCTATGCTCATTTCTGACGCTGCGTCAACTTCCAAAGCACAAAAAATTGCCGACACCCTAACAGCTATTTTCCTACCCTTTATCTTGTTGGGAATGGCGTCATTACTTTTAGCAACTGCTTCTGTAGCTTCTGGAGGGAGCATATTAATTGTTGCTAATCCTTTATTCTCCATGGGGGTAATGACAATAGGTTTATCCCTAATTTCACTGCATAAGGTGACTTTCCAACATTTTAAAACCGAAGCCCTCATCAAAGAACAGAAAAAAATTTCCCAATTTACTGATCAGTCTTCTACTCCACTAGGACCTTCTAAGCAATATCTAAGTGATGAGAAGCTTCTTACTACTGAAAGAAAAAGCCCAGCATCTATAAAATCTCAACAAACCCACCAAGCACAACAAGCACGGCTAGCTGCTCGCCAAAAACGGATACGCCATAGCAGTCAAGGAAATATTGTTCTTCACAAGAAAAATTCTATACATACACTACTTTCAAACGGCTATGAACCCGACTTCTCAAGCGATATTGATTCTCCTAGCCAAGAAGAGGAAGTCATTGGAGTTCCTAACTTCACTCCTCCAAGCTTACCCCACGAATCGTGCTCCAACTCAAATCTATCTTTAATTATTGCTCCCTTAGGGAATGTTTCTTCCCCCCTGATTAAAAGTAGGAAACTAGGCCAAGAAAACAGCCCACTACTACGTAAAGTAAACCGAACAGAATCTTCTAAACACTCAGGACGAGAGAAACATAAAAGAGAAGACGAACAATCCTCTCCAGAAGAAGAAAAGCATAGGAAAAAGAAATCCAAAAGAAGGAAAAAGTAA
- a CDS encoding DUF5422 family protein encodes MDCRELYQKGTRIYIDLTFPERVLARCCQRQALLHPKLAILIEVVISTVLGTIKILSFPLMSLVGTVLLPTICLMKCVSGKGIRHVPSYLIAWIMSILVTALIVASIFCLIMISPEVVFLTIGILGAAGTSTTLLHIHRELFSPRANPQFS; translated from the coding sequence ATGGATTGTCGTGAATTGTATCAAAAGGGCACACGCATTTATATTGACTTGACGTTCCCAGAGAGAGTTCTGGCTCGTTGTTGTCAGCGTCAAGCTCTTCTGCATCCAAAATTAGCTATATTGATTGAAGTTGTTATTTCCACAGTTCTTGGAACAATAAAAATACTTAGCTTTCCTCTAATGTCTCTTGTAGGCACCGTCTTACTCCCCACGATCTGCCTAATGAAATGTGTCTCCGGAAAGGGTATTCGTCATGTTCCTTCCTACTTGATAGCATGGATAATGAGTATTCTAGTAACCGCTCTCATTGTTGCTTCAATATTTTGTCTTATTATGATTTCTCCTGAAGTAGTATTTTTAACGATTGGCATTTTGGGAGCTGCAGGAACTAGCACCACTCTTCTGCATATCCATAGGGAACTATTTTCTCCACGAGCTAACCCACAATTCTCCTAA
- the rnhC gene encoding ribonuclease HIII, translating into MSVPFVTQLSPSLYGLLKSRLEEKGFEFSYPPHTIFLARSSSVSCALYSSGKLVVQGKGSQEFIEFFLEPEILLTFSCPDTQKDLRPRLGVDESGKGDFFGPLCIAGVFASSKEILQKLYNTGIRDSKLLKDTQIISLAKNIRSLCTYKLLVLYPQKYNELYQKFQNLNLLLAWAHATIIDELSPHPAENVFAISDQFASSESILLNALKKKHVSIPVVQTTHAEQDIVVAAASILAREAFISAIEQLEKQFSVKLPKGASAQVKAAGKSIVHSLGKDILPLVCKTHFKTFHEILSCT; encoded by the coding sequence ATGTCAGTACCATTTGTTACCCAACTATCTCCTTCACTATATGGCTTACTTAAATCCCGACTAGAAGAAAAAGGCTTTGAGTTTTCCTATCCCCCTCATACAATTTTTTTAGCACGCTCATCTTCAGTAAGCTGCGCATTATATTCTTCAGGAAAGCTTGTTGTTCAAGGAAAAGGATCACAAGAATTCATTGAATTTTTCTTAGAACCAGAAATCTTGCTTACATTTTCTTGCCCTGATACGCAAAAAGATCTCCGTCCTCGTTTAGGAGTAGATGAATCCGGAAAGGGAGACTTTTTTGGTCCGCTGTGTATTGCAGGGGTATTCGCTTCCAGTAAAGAAATTCTTCAAAAACTTTACAACACAGGAATTCGAGATTCTAAACTACTTAAGGATACTCAAATTATCTCACTAGCTAAAAATATCCGCTCTTTATGTACGTATAAACTCTTGGTGCTTTATCCACAAAAATACAATGAACTCTATCAAAAGTTTCAAAACTTAAATCTTCTTTTGGCTTGGGCACACGCAACAATTATTGATGAATTATCTCCGCATCCTGCAGAAAACGTATTTGCTATCTCGGATCAATTTGCTTCATCTGAAAGTATCTTGCTCAATGCTTTGAAAAAAAAACATGTAAGCATCCCTGTAGTACAAACAACCCATGCCGAACAAGATATCGTTGTTGCAGCAGCTTCTATACTGGCTCGAGAAGCTTTTATCTCTGCCATAGAACAACTAGAAAAGCAATTTTCCGTAAAATTACCTAAAGGAGCATCGGCTCAAGTCAAAGCAGCAGGAAAATCTATTGTTCACTCCTTAGGAAAAGACATTTTACCTCTTGTATGCAAAACACACTTTAAAACATTTCATGAAATTCTCTCTTGCACATAG
- a CDS encoding helix-turn-helix domain-containing protein, whose protein sequence is MTEHIHQELVHLGEIFRNKREEKSLSLKDVETATAIRCSCLEAIENGCLGKLISPVYAQGFIKKYAAYLGLDSERILQEHPYVIKIFKEFSEHNMEMLLDLESMGGRNSPEQIIRGWSNLWWAALIVGSIVTIWWLGSRLSIF, encoded by the coding sequence ATGACAGAACATATTCATCAAGAATTAGTTCATTTAGGCGAAATTTTTCGTAATAAACGTGAAGAAAAATCCCTATCATTAAAAGATGTAGAAACCGCAACTGCTATTCGTTGCTCGTGTTTAGAAGCAATAGAAAATGGGTGCTTGGGAAAGTTGATTTCTCCAGTGTATGCTCAAGGATTTATAAAGAAGTATGCTGCGTATTTAGGCTTAGATAGCGAACGTATTCTTCAAGAACATCCTTATGTTATTAAAATTTTTAAAGAATTTTCAGAACATAATATGGAGATGTTGTTGGATTTAGAATCTATGGGGGGGAGAAATTCTCCGGAACAGATTATTCGTGGTTGGTCAAATCTTTGGTGGGCAGCGCTTATTGTTGGTAGCATTGTGACCATTTGGTGGTTGGGTTCTCGGCTTTCTATTTTTTAA